A genomic window from Gossypium hirsutum isolate 1008001.06 chromosome D12, Gossypium_hirsutum_v2.1, whole genome shotgun sequence includes:
- the LOC107947361 gene encoding ABC transporter G family member 14, whose protein sequence is MPLNLIATKPEHGISSGPLEALSETPEPHNSAMLAFPIQRNSQPPVRLTTLYPITMKFEEIVYKVKLEQKGSCWGGWITREKTILNGISGVVYPGEILAMLGPSGSGKTTLLTALGGRLTGKLSGKITYNGQPFCGAIKRRAGFVAQDDVLYPHLTVTETLLFTALLRLPNSLSRDEKVQHVERVIAELGLTRCRNSMIGGPLFRGISGGEKKRVSIGQEMLINPSLLLLDEPTSGLDSTTAQRILTTIKRLASGGRTVVTTIHQPSSRLYHMFDKVVLLSEGSPIYYGSASAALEYFSSIGFSTSMTVNPADLLLDLANGIGPDFIHSVEQVESTEQEQKSVKDALISAYEKNISTRLKAELCNSDVNSGMNAKEPSARNDKSEQWCTSWWHQFKVLLQRGVRERRYEAFNRLRIFQVISVAVLGGLLWWHTPASHISDRIALLFFFSVFWGFYPLYNAVFTFPQERRILIKERSSGMYRLSSYFLARTFGDLPLELALPTAFVFIIYWMGGLKPDPVTFILSLLVVLYNVLVSQSLGLAIGAILMDVKQATTLASVTTLVFLIAGGYYVQQIPAFIVWLKYLSYSYYCYKLLLGVQYKEDDYYECSKGVWCRVGDLPAIKSMGLSHMWIDVSIMALMLVGYRLIAYMALHRVRLR, encoded by the exons ATGCCTCTTAACTTGATAGCAACGAAACCAGAACATGGCATCAGTAGTGGCCCATTGGAGGCTCTGTCAGAGACGCCTGAGCCCCACAACAGTGCTATGCTTGCGTTTCCAATACAACGCAACTCACAACCTCCTGTCAGACTCACCACTTTGTATCCTATAACTATGAAG TTTGAAGAGATCGTGTACAAGGTGAAGTTGGAGCAGAAAGGGTCATGCTGGGGTGGATGGATCACACGAGAAAAGACCATACTCAATGGCATCTCAGGTGTTGTTTATCCAGGAGAAATACTAGCAATGTTAGGTCCATCAGGAAGTGGTAAAACCACCCTCCTTACTGCTCTTGGAGGCCGCCTCACTGGCAAGCTATCCGGAAAGATCACATACAATGGTCAGCCATTTTGTGGTGCCATAAAGCGAAGAGCAGGATTCGTGGCTCAGGATGATGTTTTGTACCCTCATCTCACGGTGACCGAGACCCTTTTATTCACTGCACTGTTAAGGCTACCCAACAGTTTGAGCCGAGATGAGAAAGTCCAACATGTGGAGAGAGTTATCGCTGAGCTGGGACTAACGAGGTGCCGAAACAGCATGATTGGAGGGCCACTATTTAGAGGAATATCGGGTGGGGAGAAGAAGAGAGTTAGCATAGGCCAGGAAATGCTAATCAATCCAAGTTTACTTTTGCTAGATGAGCCCACCTCAGGTTTGGACTCAACCACAGCACAACGGATCCTGACCACAATCAAACGCCTGGCTAGTGGGGGCAGAACTGTAGTCACCACCATTCATCAGCCCTCTAGTCGACTCTATCACatgtttgacaaggttgttttgcTCTCTGAGGGCTCCCCCATCTACTACGGTTCAGCATCTGCAGCCCTGGAATATTTTTCCTCCATTGGATTTTCTACATCCATGACCGTTAATCCAGCTGATCTCTTACTTGATCTTGCTAACG GAATTGGACCTGATTTTATACACTCAGTGGAGCAAGTTGAGAGTACAGAACAAGAACAGAAATCGGTGAAAGATGCTCTTATATCTGCCTACGAGAAAAACATTTCCACAAGACTGAAAGCCGAGCTTTGCAATTCAGATGTCAATAGCGGCATGAATGCAAAAGAACCATCTGCAA GGAATgacaaatcagaacagtggtgcACAAGTTGGTGGCATCAGTTCAAGGTGCTGCTCCAAAGAGGGGTTAGAGAAAGGAGGTACGAAGCCTTCAACAGGCTAAGAATTTTCCAAGTCATCAGTGTGGCCGTACTGGGTGGACTACTATGGTGGCATACCCCAGCTTCTCACATCTCAGACCGC ATAGCGCTGCTGTTTTTCTTCTCGGTCTTCTGGGGATTCTATCCACTCTACAATGCGGTATTCACATTTCCACAAGAAAGAAGAATACTAATCAAGGAACGATCATCTGGGATGTACCGCCTTTCATCTTACTTCCTGGCTAGAACATTCGGTGATCTACCACTGGAGCTTGCGCTTCCAACAGCCTTCGTCTTCATAATCTATTGGATGGGTGGTCTTAAACCTGATCCTGTTACCTTCATCTTATCCCTGCTAGTGGTGCTTTACAATGTGCTGGTCTCTCAAAGTCTAGGCTTAGCCATTGGGGCTATTCTCATGGACGTTAAACAGGCCACTACATTAGCTTCTGTAACAACTCTTGTTTTCCTCATAGCTGGTGGATACTATGTTCAACAAATCCCGGCTTTCATAGTGTGGCTAAAGTACTTGAGTTATAGCTACTATTGCTACAAGCTTCTGCTTGGAGTTCAGTACAAAGAGGATGATTATTACGAGTGCTCAAAGGGAGTGTGGTGTAGGGTCGGGGATCTTCCTGCCATCAAATCAATGGGTCTGAGTCACATGTGGATAGATGTGTCTATTATGGCACTCATGCTGGTCGGCTATCGACTCATCGCTTATATGGCTCTTCATCGAGTGCGGTTGAGGTAA
- the LOC107947360 gene encoding F-box protein SKIP31, with translation MTLSDEEDEFLANFLESELSDEEEPKAKRLRVVKEDEEKEKEGKGDGASSNMNPNPNPGQVKNNNNWNNPRRIESGTFSKIPPELFTQILKFLSSEDLVSCSMVCSFLNYAASDESLWRRLYCMRWGLLPPTKIRECPWKKLYIQRDEEDMIELVRNCPSEFKEYYIQMQSAKRSQAPLPSQVKDDSIILDKTVADQVSIWKSSRGLTDKVVTDHACSGETCTYYQIGDVFVCEKTGQVHVCDDTCREVILDPNNELLVCTISGHCFDRLLSPSEMELDAEQQQAGGTDEAEPFLGSGRFARAYLLGYNCEDEKELEAALRFC, from the exons ATGACGTTGTCAGACGAAGAAGATGAGTTTTTGGCGAATTTCCTTGAATCCGAGCTCTCCGATGAG GAGGAGCCGAAAGCCAAGCGATTGCGCGTTGTGAAGGAAGATGAGGAAAAGGAGAAAGAAGGCAAAGGAGATGGGGCTTCTTCGAATATGAATCCGAATCCGAATCCGGGCCAAGTGAAGAACAATAATAATTGGAACAATCCTAGGAGGATTGAGAGTGGTACTTTCAGCAAGATTCCACCTGAGTTATTTACTCAAATCCTCAAATTCCTCTCATCCGAG GATCTTGTATCGTGCTCGATGGTGTGTAGTTTCCTGAATTATGCCGCATCTGACGAATCCTTATGGCGCCGACT GTATTGTATGCGATGGGGTTTGTTGCCTCCAACAAAAATACGGGAATGTCCTTGGAAGAAGCTTTATATTCAG CGTGATGAAGAGGACATGATTGAACTTGTTAGGAACTGTCCATCTGAATTTAAAGAATACTACATTCAAATGCAATCAGCTAAAAGAAGCCAAGCACCTCTTCCTTCTCAG GTGAAGGATGACTCAATAATTCTTGACAAGACAGTTGCTGATCAAGTATCTATCTGGAAAAGTAGTCGCGGCCTGACTGATAAGGTTGTCACTGACCATGCTTGTTCTGGAGAAACATGTACCTACTACCAAATAGGGGATGTATTTGTTTGTGAGAAGACTGGGCAGGTTCATG TATGTGACGATACTTGTCGAGAAGTCATTTTGGATCCCAACAATGAGCTTTTGGTCTGCACAATTTCAGGCCACTGTTTTGATAGGTTACTGTCACCATCCGAAATGGAATTGGATGCT GAACAGCAGCAAGCTGGTGGCACAGATGAAGCAGAACCATTCTTGGGATCTGGTCGCTTTG CACGAGCTTACTTATTAGGATACAACTGCGAGGATGAAAAGGAGCTGGAAGCTGCTTTGAGGTTTTGTTGA